ATAACCGCAACTGCCACACTAATGATATAACATCACGTACCACGCACACCAGCACTTTAACCATCTACTATTTAGCAGCataattatttattcatttataccAAGTATTTATAACTTTTTGAGCCTTTAGCAAGTCCCTTGCAGCGCTATCTATTTTACGTATTTATTAAATGTTTAACTCCACTGTGCGGGATACAGGGACGCGCACATACATATACCTACTTGGCTTATAGTAGGGGTTTGTGCCCTCTGGGCATTTGTAGTAGTGGCATTTATACACCCTTATTCCTATTGGGTACATTGTTGTGTTTTTGCATAATGTTCAGTAGAAAGACTTCTCTATTCTTCAAATACCGCTCGACATTACATTGTTTTAATCAGGAAACTATAAATCAGCAAAACAGCCCCATCAGTAGTTGATCACAGCAGAAAGAGTTAAGGGCTTCaaaaaaagattaaaggggtactccgcccctagacattttattcctATTCAAAGGAAGGAATATTTAAGTTTTCCTacaacttttatataattttctaaTACATTTTAGTTTCTAAATTACATTttgaaattaatattttttttaacttttatcctcttaaaggggtactacgctgcctcagcattcagaacattttgttccgaacgattAAAGCGGGCGgcagggtcgtgatgtcacagccacatccCCTCGGGacgtcaccatgcccccttccatagacttaattgagggggtgtggtgtaacatcacgaccccgccgcccgcacccagcgttctaaatgaacaccgggtgctgcacagagagatatcttatcccctatcctttgtataggggataagatgtctaggggcgacgtacccctttaaagcgcacctgtcatatcacagaaaacataatgcttctatatgttactcactaggtcatgcagatgctttacatgtcttttttatgtgtctagcttcggtactttggctcacaaatccctctgttctgctgctcactcattctgacatccactgctcaagaTGTGGCgagtccgaggcaagcactgagcctgccttcACTCACCATGTATTAACTTCCTCccagagtctgctgtgctgggtctctatccaatcactgcaggctgctatgTAACCCCCCTCTATTCTTTCTTGCTACAGTCCGATAGGACAGAGtgttagtcccaccctcacttcctggaccttgtcccagcctgtgctggtGCAAAAATGGTGGTGTAGCTGGAAAGGATTATATTCTAGATagtatggggacccttagtgaTCATTTCTAACGTCTGCATATTATTTTTGCaccttgttaaaaaaaagacacagataATAAATCTCATCTACTGCAATgtcaagaatgaagcactgcatCTCACAGTCACTTatctcaaagttgtctattttgaaAGAGCCCAGAACTTTTGCGCAAATACTCACTGCACAAATAAATATGGCAGATTACAGCCAAATAAGTGTCAGGAATgcattaataaatctccccctatatgttagtACTTCAGAcagtagtagttttttttttgtgaaatgggaAAAGGTAGgtgattttaattttaaaaatgtttttattattatttatttaacactttaagtccccatagggactatcATTAAGTTGCATTTACTGTACAATGCTTTGCAATAGCATGTACAGTGACACAAATGGCGTGATCACTGTGTCTTAATGGCAAATGACAGGCATCAGAGGGATAACTGATGCCTGCAATTAGTGGTGAGTGCCTGGCTGATATTAGCTGTCACTCACTGCCTATGAAGTGGGCGCATCTCCTATGTTTGGTTcacagacacttaaaggggttttccgctgctcagcgtttggaacaaactgttccgaatgctggagccggcgccgggagcttgtgacgtcatagcccctccccctcccatagacttacatttaggGGGCAGggcttgacatcatgagggggccgagctatgacgtcacaagctcccggcactggctccagtgttcggaacagtttgttccaaaggctgagcagcggagtacccctttaaggcaccacGGCATATAGGAACGAGAATAATTTAGAAACTATATTGTTAGCAGTTTCTTCTGATATTTATATCACACTTTATCATTATCACATAacatttaggtaaaaatataCAGCCTAATAACCCAGCACTAGAGGCCAGTATAGCAAATATCTCCATAGCCACCATGTATTTCCCTCTGGTGCTCAGATAAGCCGGGATCATGGTAATCCAGACACTGCAGAACACCAGCATGCTGAAGGTGATGTACTTGGCTTCATTATAGATATCAGGTAATGTCCTCACCATGAAAGCCAGAACAAAGCTCACCGCTGCCAGGAACCCCAGATAACCCAACATGGAGTAGAACCAGATATCTGACCCTTCATTGCATTGAATAAGGATCTGATCTGTATAGGTAGTCATGTCAAACTCCTGATATGGAGGAGAAACAGACATCCAAGAAACACAAATGAGAACTTGGAttgaggagcaaatccccaccacATAAGAAGATGTCTTCACACCGATCAGCTTCCTCCAGACGCTTCCAGGTTTTGTGGCTTTGAAGGCAATGCAGACTGTGAGAGTTTTGGAGAGCACAGAAGATACAGAGATAGAGAAGAATATCCCAAATACAGTCTGTCTCAGCATACAGGTTATATCCACAGGACGACCAAGAAacaagaagacacagaggaag
Above is a genomic segment from Hyla sarda isolate aHylSar1 chromosome 1, aHylSar1.hap1, whole genome shotgun sequence containing:
- the LOC130312355 gene encoding vomeronasal type-2 receptor 26-like, which encodes MLNLVTDGTTALFFYTGNYFTTGDQQFHIPNKNIIWKNGIMPQSRCNDPCSPGYRKAPNGGYHICCYDCVPCSEGEMSNITDSEICQRCPDDGWPDKKKVKCVPKTYTFLSYEDDIVTICIFTSLLLSAVTIIILGIFIYHWDSPIVRANNRTVSFILLVSILLSFLCVFLFLGRPVDITCMLRQTVFGIFFSISVSSVLSKTLTVCIAFKATKPGSVWRKLIGVKTSSYVVGICSSIQVLICVSWMSVSPPYQEFDMTTYTDQILIQCNEGSDIWFYSMLGYLGFLAAVSFVLAFMVRTLPDIYNEAKYITFSMLVFCSVWITMIPAYLSTRGKYMVAMEIFAILASSAGLLGCIFLPKCYVIMIKCDINIRRNC